In Thermosphaera sp., a genomic segment contains:
- a CDS encoding chloride channel protein, with protein MSLNTANHGGLRKLLSITLLEVALLLLIGVFCGFSEFLLVNGISYFSSISRSIGFNSIFLTVPVLVVSYMVSERFKIRRGGGTDILLYSYHYSQKISLSETLGYFALSLLTIGLIGTLGPEGSLLVLGTGVASNIAMALKMSEDKRRHLILAGASAGISASFQAPLTGILFALEIPYKQDLEAPVFLHAAIASITAFIVSHLLIGPTARPWKYVFHTEINLAVVFTSLLVGLIAAVVTILIVKIMNTFEATNGRLRVHTPLIAGLVITVLVFLIPDSRGDIVEKFMDPGFKATASFLLLLLLARIATTSLTVKGGGFGGIFRAWIFVGIILGRLLNELFSMLGFQVNQYVIITSAIAGIFAGVNNTFLTSVALVAEVFGPGMLVPTLISSSISYMLTLPWTVHKYQIPTR; from the coding sequence ATGTCTTTGAACACGGCAAACCATGGGGGTTTGAGGAAACTTTTATCCATAACTCTTCTCGAGGTAGCGTTACTTCTACTGATAGGAGTCTTCTGCGGGTTTTCGGAATTTCTCTTAGTGAACGGAATTTCATATTTTTCGAGCATTTCACGTAGCATTGGCTTCAATAGCATTTTTCTTACAGTACCAGTACTAGTCGTCTCCTACATGGTTTCGGAGCGATTTAAGATTAGAAGAGGCGGGGGGACTGACATACTGTTGTATTCATACCATTACAGCCAGAAGATAAGCCTGAGTGAGACCTTGGGATATTTTGCTCTCTCACTCTTAACAATAGGGTTGATCGGCACTCTAGGTCCCGAGGGGTCTCTCCTAGTCTTAGGAACTGGTGTAGCTTCGAACATTGCGATGGCTTTAAAGATGAGTGAAGACAAGAGGAGACATTTAATCCTAGCTGGAGCTTCGGCAGGTATCTCGGCATCCTTCCAAGCCCCATTGACAGGCATTCTTTTCGCATTGGAGATACCATATAAGCAAGACTTGGAGGCTCCTGTATTCTTACATGCAGCGATCGCGTCCATAACGGCTTTCATAGTCTCACATTTATTGATAGGACCCACAGCCAGGCCATGGAAGTATGTTTTTCACACGGAAATCAACCTAGCTGTGGTGTTCACAAGTCTTCTCGTAGGCTTAATCGCTGCGGTTGTAACGATATTAATTGTAAAAATAATGAACACCTTTGAAGCGACCAATGGGAGGCTCAGAGTTCACACGCCCCTGATTGCTGGCTTGGTAATTACGGTCCTCGTGTTTCTAATCCCGGACTCTCGCGGCGATATAGTTGAAAAATTCATGGATCCTGGTTTCAAAGCAACAGCATCATTTCTTCTACTTCTTCTATTAGCAAGAATCGCTACGACGTCGCTCACTGTGAAGGGTGGGGGTTTCGGAGGGATTTTTAGAGCATGGATTTTCGTAGGAATCATACTTGGTCGTTTGTTGAACGAGTTATTCAGCATGTTGGGATTTCAAGTCAACCAGTACGTGATCATAACTTCGGCTATAGCGGGCATTTTCGCAGGCGTAAACAATACCTTTCTAACATCGGTTGCCTTAGTAGCGGAAGTGTTCGGACCAGGAATGCTTGTTCCAACATTAATCTCGTCATCAATATCATACATGCTTACTCTACCGTGGACGGTACACAAGTATCAAATTCCTACAAGATAG
- a CDS encoding aspartate aminotransferase family protein → MLNPDPFVDLRSKFIMNGTGLLHPVTIEKGENSILVDVNGKEYIDFTSGIGVTNLGHANKELIEVAEEQLKKLWHMCFMVANYRPYVELAEKLAEISPGSFEKKVVLQNSGSEAVENAIKVVRQATGRRVIVAFENGFHGRSTYGFALASTGKYKPYKVDLEPITAGVEFVPYPYCYRCAFKQRYPECGLACLDYIKKWFIHARVPPERIAAFIIEMIQGEGGFVVPPKDYIRELKTFLDENGIILIDDEVQAGWGRTGRLWASEHFNVTPEIMVTAKAIANGLPLSAVIGKKEIMDQTRPGSFGGTYGGNPVACAVALKVIEIIKRDNLPERAMRLGTIVRKRLLEMQERYRIIGDVRGLGLMQAIELVKDQKTKEPAIDETSVIIEKARNKGLLLLKAGMYSNVIRIHPPLTIEEEMLQGGLDVLEDSIRELNNDTREG, encoded by the coding sequence TTGTTGAACCCGGATCCCTTTGTCGATCTGCGATCAAAATTCATAATGAATGGTACAGGACTCCTTCACCCTGTCACGATCGAAAAAGGAGAGAACTCCATCCTAGTTGACGTAAATGGTAAAGAGTACATTGACTTTACCAGTGGTATTGGAGTAACTAATCTTGGGCATGCGAATAAGGAGTTGATAGAGGTTGCTGAGGAACAATTAAAGAAGCTGTGGCACATGTGCTTCATGGTAGCGAATTATCGACCCTACGTGGAGTTGGCAGAGAAGCTGGCAGAAATATCTCCAGGCTCTTTCGAGAAGAAAGTAGTGTTGCAGAACAGTGGTTCAGAGGCCGTGGAGAATGCCATCAAAGTTGTGAGACAAGCAACGGGTAGGAGAGTGATAGTTGCTTTTGAAAACGGGTTTCACGGGAGAAGCACTTACGGTTTCGCCCTGGCGAGCACAGGAAAGTACAAGCCTTACAAGGTGGACTTAGAGCCAATCACTGCGGGGGTGGAGTTCGTCCCATACCCGTATTGCTATCGATGCGCTTTCAAGCAAAGATATCCTGAGTGTGGACTGGCTTGTCTCGACTACATTAAAAAGTGGTTTATACATGCTCGAGTTCCCCCAGAGAGAATCGCAGCCTTCATTATAGAAATGATTCAGGGTGAGGGGGGATTCGTCGTTCCCCCGAAAGACTATATTAGAGAGTTGAAAACCTTCCTCGATGAAAACGGAATAATACTTATTGACGATGAGGTTCAAGCAGGATGGGGGAGAACGGGGAGATTGTGGGCCTCTGAACACTTCAATGTAACTCCGGAGATAATGGTAACAGCTAAGGCTATAGCCAACGGACTCCCATTATCAGCTGTGATAGGCAAGAAGGAAATCATGGATCAGACACGCCCAGGGAGCTTTGGGGGAACATACGGTGGCAATCCAGTTGCATGCGCCGTTGCCTTGAAAGTAATAGAGATAATTAAGAGAGACAACTTGCCTGAACGAGCCATGAGACTCGGAACTATTGTTAGGAAGAGGCTTCTGGAGATGCAAGAGAGATATCGAATTATTGGAGATGTTAGAGGACTAGGCTTGATGCAAGCCATCGAGCTCGTAAAGGATCAGAAAACCAAGGAGCCGGCAATCGATGAAACATCAGTAATTATTGAAAAAGCGAGAAATAAGGGACTATTACTACTGAAGGCTGGGATGTATTCAAACGTGATTCGTATACATCCTCCATTGACTATAGAAGAGGAGATGCTACAGGGCGGTCTAGACGTTCTAGAGGACTCAATAAGAGAACTCAATAATGATACTAGAGAGGGCTAG
- a CDS encoding Lrp/AsnC family transcriptional regulator: MKVKVDLDELDLSILRELESNPNVGVRELARKVKVPKSTIYYRLQRLKRLGVIKGYNIIIDSEALGYEYHVVVFVRAKYGPQYHDEVGKILSNNPYVQAVYYILGDWDFVVLAKFPKKEVYMDFLETLINSKFVERSNTFIVAKIYKEDFRLKI, from the coding sequence TTGAAGGTTAAAGTCGATCTAGACGAGCTCGACTTGAGCATTCTTAGAGAGTTAGAGTCCAATCCCAATGTAGGAGTTAGGGAGCTAGCTAGGAAGGTGAAAGTGCCAAAATCGACAATATACTACAGGTTACAAAGGCTGAAGAGGTTGGGAGTTATCAAAGGATACAATATAATAATAGACAGTGAAGCCTTAGGATATGAGTACCACGTAGTAGTTTTCGTTAGAGCAAAATACGGTCCCCAATATCACGACGAAGTGGGAAAAATCCTGTCAAATAACCCATATGTGCAAGCCGTGTATTACATTCTCGGGGACTGGGATTTCGTCGTATTAGCAAAATTTCCGAAGAAGGAAGTCTACATGGACTTCCTTGAAACATTGATTAACTCGAAATTCGTCGAGAGGAGTAATACTTTCATTGTAGCGAAAATCTACAAAGAAGATTTCAGACTGAAGATTTGA
- a CDS encoding DUF1122 family protein, which translates to MLCEDAFKNKLGFEVSIVKKRGRFAEEENYEVFLTYKGVPRRLLIMKIFHGRPPYYRRWIEVFAINASLRWSDFEFRFVNSEYEDRLLECLSSILGPGEWLYIEYLYDEETMRELERGSPPEQTRLGSKLIRMGFTWFKNWYYPEGFMEGGPKLQAEKASNRR; encoded by the coding sequence TTGCTTTGTGAAGATGCATTCAAAAACAAATTAGGGTTTGAAGTCTCCATCGTAAAAAAGAGAGGACGATTTGCCGAGGAAGAGAATTATGAGGTATTCTTGACCTACAAGGGAGTTCCAAGAAGACTTTTAATTATGAAGATTTTCCATGGAAGACCCCCTTACTATCGCCGCTGGATTGAAGTATTCGCGATCAACGCGTCTCTAAGATGGAGCGACTTTGAATTCCGATTCGTGAATAGCGAGTACGAGGATAGACTCCTCGAGTGTTTGAGCTCGATACTGGGACCAGGGGAGTGGTTGTATATTGAATACTTATACGATGAGGAAACCATGCGCGAGCTGGAGAGAGGATCTCCCCCTGAGCAAACCCGCTTGGGTTCGAAACTAATCAGGATGGGTTTCACCTGGTTTAAAAACTGGTATTATCCAGAGGGCTTCATGGAGGGAGGGCCCAAGCTTCAAGCCGAGAAGGCGTCAAACAGACGGTGA
- a CDS encoding aldehyde dehydrogenase family protein, with amino-acid sequence MDLLRRDPFFKDIYDITNDLPRFKTYVSGEWRYGEDYYPVTTPIDGSKIAFAPVSSFETIDGSLGLLYDKGRWSIRDTPGFKRVRIAQRIADLLEQHAEAFVEALVYNSGKTYQQARGEVAASISRLRDASLDARKIEGEYLPGDWDSSTLETEGIVRKEPYGVVLGIIPFNYPLFDAVSKFTYSMIAGNAVILKPPSADPLPVIMFAKVVEESGFPKTAFSIASVPGREADKLVSDQRISVISFTGSSSTGKQVLRSGGIKQYIMELGGGDPAVILSDADIPKSASLVAAGIYSYAGQRCDAIKLILVENPVYNDFKDSLIKELSKVVVGDPRRQETTMGPLISRDAVDKALEAVRNAVSHGGVVLYGGERLGDTYMLPTLVELRDHHELVKTTLYTEEVFAPVSLITSFNNLEEAVKLINGRRQGLDLAVFGSSIDKIRYLVRYSEVGAVYVNDMPRHGIGYYPFGGRKESGIGREGIGYSIEYVMATKTIIYNFKGKGIYHYLI; translated from the coding sequence ATGGATTTACTCCGTCGAGACCCCTTCTTCAAAGACATATATGACATCACGAATGATCTCCCACGGTTTAAGACCTATGTTAGCGGTGAGTGGAGGTATGGAGAAGACTACTATCCAGTGACCACACCGATAGATGGCTCCAAGATAGCTTTCGCACCAGTATCCTCATTTGAAACGATCGACGGGTCCCTGGGTCTACTATACGATAAGGGCAGGTGGTCGATAAGGGATACTCCAGGCTTCAAGAGGGTGAGAATAGCCCAGAGAATAGCTGACCTGCTGGAGCAGCATGCGGAAGCTTTCGTCGAAGCTCTTGTTTACAACTCGGGTAAAACGTATCAACAAGCCAGGGGCGAGGTTGCGGCGAGCATTTCCAGACTCCGCGACGCCTCTCTCGACGCGAGAAAGATTGAGGGGGAGTATTTGCCCGGGGACTGGGATTCCTCGACCCTTGAAACCGAGGGCATAGTGAGGAAGGAGCCCTACGGGGTGGTCCTCGGCATAATACCTTTCAACTATCCATTGTTCGATGCGGTGTCCAAGTTCACTTACTCCATGATAGCGGGGAATGCAGTGATCTTAAAGCCTCCCTCCGCCGACCCGCTACCGGTTATAATGTTTGCTAAGGTAGTAGAGGAGAGCGGATTCCCGAAGACGGCTTTCTCCATCGCCAGCGTTCCGGGGAGAGAGGCGGATAAACTCGTATCTGATCAAAGGATCTCAGTGATAAGCTTCACAGGGAGTAGCTCGACTGGTAAACAAGTTCTCAGGAGCGGGGGCATTAAACAGTACATCATGGAGTTGGGTGGAGGAGACCCTGCTGTAATCCTTTCAGACGCAGATATTCCGAAATCCGCTAGCCTGGTCGCAGCCGGAATCTACAGCTATGCGGGGCAGAGATGTGATGCTATAAAGCTCATTCTAGTTGAAAACCCGGTTTACAATGACTTCAAGGATTCATTAATCAAGGAGTTGAGCAAAGTAGTCGTTGGAGACCCGCGGAGGCAGGAGACTACGATGGGCCCGTTGATCAGTAGGGATGCGGTTGACAAGGCTCTCGAAGCTGTGAGGAACGCCGTGTCACATGGGGGAGTAGTTTTATACGGTGGAGAGAGACTCGGCGATACGTACATGTTGCCCACCCTAGTCGAATTAAGGGATCATCATGAATTGGTGAAAACAACCCTTTATACGGAAGAGGTGTTCGCGCCAGTATCCCTTATAACTTCATTCAACAATCTAGAGGAAGCAGTAAAGTTGATTAATGGAAGGAGGCAGGGTCTTGACCTAGCGGTATTCGGCTCGAGCATAGACAAGATAAGATATTTGGTGAGGTATTCCGAGGTCGGAGCAGTATATGTTAACGATATGCCTAGGCATGGGATAGGATACTACCCCTTCGGAGGCAGGAAGGAGAGCGGTATAGGGAGAGAAGGCATTGGCTACAGCATAGAGTACGTGATGGCCACCAAGACCATAATCTACAACTTCAAGGGGAAGGGGATCTACCACTATTTGATATGA
- a CDS encoding NosD domain-containing protein → MRFKTLLACVLLLGFFATSTGLSLNVTIGEDISTYEVIGCVDITAQGSYRLFTNITGLQDSKDYCIRITASNVVVDGAGYSLTGAGVGIGIYVIDGFNITLTNLHISSYHCGIDLLGPVYASIFNNTLTGINGEGLGLLDSNYNKLFYNTFMNISGEAVSLVDSDNNTVNHNLIAYSKTGIYLDSSDNNKIFNNSVFNASEQSVYLWGSRDNLIYNNLFNSTTNWAISVTHYNDWNASLQPGVNIIGGSLMGGNAWFNPDGFGFSETCGDGDRDGVCDTPFVLEENNIDYLPLKYVETLLTTTLTTPTPTLITFTTTTLETTTPYSSTTLHETATSPLPLSGEGGSNGSVIIVVAVATASTALIILYASRKRRSSGH, encoded by the coding sequence ATGAGATTTAAGACATTGCTTGCTTGCGTATTGTTGCTGGGGTTTTTCGCAACGTCCACGGGCTTGAGCTTGAACGTTACTATCGGGGAGGACATTAGCACATATGAAGTAATAGGATGCGTGGATATAACTGCTCAAGGTAGTTACAGGCTTTTTACGAACATTACAGGGCTCCAAGACAGTAAGGACTACTGTATAAGAATCACTGCGAGCAACGTGGTAGTGGATGGCGCCGGATACTCGCTCACGGGAGCTGGTGTCGGCATAGGGATCTACGTCATAGACGGGTTCAACATCACGTTGACGAACCTTCATATATCCAGCTATCACTGCGGGATAGATCTCCTCGGGCCTGTGTACGCGTCAATTTTCAACAACACGCTAACTGGGATAAATGGTGAGGGACTAGGGCTCCTGGACTCGAACTATAATAAATTATTCTACAACACCTTTATGAACATTAGTGGAGAAGCAGTCTCCTTGGTGGACTCGGACAATAATACTGTTAACCACAACCTCATAGCGTATTCAAAAACGGGCATATACCTGGACAGCTCGGACAACAATAAAATATTCAACAACTCAGTCTTCAACGCGAGCGAGCAGAGCGTATACCTCTGGGGGTCGAGGGATAACTTGATCTATAACAACTTGTTCAATAGCACTACCAACTGGGCCATCTCAGTCACACACTATAATGATTGGAACGCTAGCCTACAACCGGGAGTAAACATCATCGGTGGGAGCTTGATGGGGGGTAATGCCTGGTTCAACCCGGATGGATTCGGATTCTCGGAGACGTGTGGGGACGGCGATAGAGACGGGGTTTGCGACACTCCCTTCGTACTCGAGGAGAACAATATCGATTATCTGCCTTTAAAATACGTTGAGACGTTGTTGACTACTACGTTGACAACCCCTACCCCCACTCTAATCACCTTTACAACTACCACATTGGAAACGACAACTCCATACTCTTCTACGACACTTCATGAGACAGCTACTAGCCCACTGCCACTTAGTGGGGAGGGAGGTAGTAACGGGTCAGTAATTATAGTTGTAGCTGTCGCCACGGCTTCAACAGCATTAATTATTCTCTACGCCTCAAGGAAGAGGAGAAGTAGCGGGCATTAA
- a CDS encoding 30S ribosomal protein S25e, producing MSAQKKAKPEKQVKEKEAGEAKIHLANIYQPTEDILKRLEKEVKKSDVKYYTPYTLANQLNIKISVARRILREAERKGILTLYSGGRRTPIYIPAR from the coding sequence GTGTCCGCGCAGAAGAAGGCTAAGCCGGAGAAGCAAGTAAAGGAGAAAGAGGCTGGAGAGGCAAAAATACACTTAGCCAACATCTACCAGCCCACAGAGGATATTCTCAAAAGACTTGAGAAAGAAGTAAAGAAGAGCGATGTCAAATACTATACACCCTACACTCTCGCAAACCAGTTGAACATCAAGATCAGCGTAGCCAGGAGGATTCTGAGGGAAGCCGAGAGGAAAGGCATTCTCACTCTCTACAGCGGCGGGCGCAGAACACCAATATACATCCCAGCCCGGTAA
- a CDS encoding DUF998 domain-containing protein, whose translation MKVKQLTPIVSIATPLAFITLAAALSGWFNLLDNALSDLGHATKSNVAIIFNLGLLIGGFLLYTTSLIASRVERGFRILMGSAGFSLALVGVFDEVYGLAHFIVSIIFFIILLSFLVYYSSRTDGWRRNASLIGIIASITGWALHFTVRAPRGAAIPELISIFAVIPFYLDVYMEGFKKE comes from the coding sequence ATGAAGGTTAAACAGCTGACTCCAATAGTATCCATAGCTACCCCACTGGCATTCATAACCTTGGCAGCAGCACTCTCCGGTTGGTTCAACCTGTTGGACAACGCGTTAAGCGACCTGGGGCATGCTACGAAGAGCAACGTAGCTATCATATTCAACCTCGGACTCTTAATAGGGGGATTTCTACTTTACACGACCTCCCTTATCGCCTCAAGAGTTGAGAGGGGATTTAGGATCCTAATGGGTTCAGCGGGCTTCTCCCTAGCCTTAGTGGGAGTCTTCGATGAGGTTTATGGGCTGGCTCATTTCATAGTTTCAATCATCTTCTTCATAATCCTCCTATCATTCCTCGTATACTACTCGTCGAGAACGGATGGATGGAGGAGGAATGCATCCCTAATAGGAATAATCGCGTCCATCACAGGGTGGGCGTTGCACTTCACAGTAAGAGCTCCCCGGGGAGCAGCCATTCCGGAGCTAATATCCATCTTCGCTGTGATACCATTCTATCTCGACGTTTACATGGAAGGGTTTAAGAAGGAATAA
- a CDS encoding ABC transporter permease, with protein MRAEVLNILLIARRDLARFWRYKYWLAGQVAMNLADILIFGLIFNGVVNRQLIPDYVRFVTPGILCLSLFISSFSIGREVGVELRREVTHYLLTLPVRRESLIIGRLLGGALRGLMYQAGFLLFATIILTVPTPRGWAYILPTSFLVALTMSSISISLSTVTRDFNLQATIRSLTYYMLFFVSNIFYPQAVIALRLGPLAPIVNYSPLTMATNIYRWAFQYDVSIDPLYNFIGLTLWSAIIAILAYRLYIRNLLRD; from the coding sequence GTGAGAGCAGAGGTGTTGAACATACTTCTCATTGCAAGGAGGGATTTAGCAAGGTTTTGGCGCTACAAGTATTGGCTCGCTGGTCAAGTAGCTATGAACCTGGCTGACATACTGATTTTCGGCTTGATATTCAACGGAGTAGTGAATAGGCAGCTCATCCCTGATTATGTTCGATTCGTAACCCCAGGGATTTTATGCCTATCATTATTCATTTCCTCCTTCAGTATTGGGAGAGAAGTTGGCGTCGAATTGAGGAGAGAGGTGACTCACTACCTCTTGACTCTGCCGGTTCGAAGGGAGAGCTTGATTATTGGTAGGTTGTTGGGAGGTGCTTTGAGAGGATTGATGTATCAAGCGGGCTTCCTCTTGTTCGCCACCATAATCCTTACAGTGCCGACTCCGAGGGGATGGGCTTACATATTACCAACGTCTTTCCTGGTAGCATTAACCATGTCCAGCATATCGATCTCTCTTTCAACCGTGACCAGGGATTTCAATCTGCAGGCAACGATTAGATCCCTCACCTACTACATGTTGTTCTTTGTCTCCAATATTTTCTACCCGCAGGCTGTAATAGCTTTGAGGCTGGGCCCCCTCGCACCGATCGTTAACTACTCCCCGCTCACAATGGCTACTAATATTTACAGGTGGGCGTTCCAGTACGATGTTTCCATAGACCCATTATATAACTTTATAGGTCTCACTTTATGGAGCGCGATCATAGCGATACTAGCGTACAGGCTATATATTAGGAATTTGCTCAGGGATTGA
- a CDS encoding ABC transporter permease, whose amino-acid sequence MLEVARNVLRVVEWDLMKLRRQKAFIAMRTAWFVIQSLVFGYAISRLARPDIGVDYYNFYLLGLYSALLYSASIARAYVIADEFDDGIIDYHLSLPVKRSILAIGRVLGGSISTLAFTIPMMMFILLLIGRIDLPSLLISVASAFAFSTGVVSFVVLVVMKLKSTDTTDIFFGTIDAILVRLSSIFYPLPIIKAIGIEAYYYSALMNPLTHFADFLRALLIPGYTLTQFSPVESLFYVLGLSLGLLVVAIELFEKKLEAGGVK is encoded by the coding sequence ATGTTAGAGGTTGCGAGAAACGTATTAAGAGTCGTTGAATGGGATTTAATGAAGCTTAGAAGGCAGAAAGCCTTCATAGCCATGAGGACTGCGTGGTTTGTTATACAATCCCTTGTGTTTGGATATGCAATATCGAGACTCGCTCGTCCAGACATAGGCGTCGATTACTATAACTTCTACTTATTAGGCCTCTACTCAGCCCTTCTGTACTCAGCAAGCATTGCTAGAGCTTACGTGATAGCAGACGAGTTCGATGATGGCATAATAGATTATCACCTATCGCTACCCGTAAAGAGAAGCATTCTCGCCATTGGACGAGTTCTAGGAGGCTCGATATCGACCCTCGCGTTCACAATCCCAATGATGATGTTCATACTACTTCTCATAGGACGCATAGACCTCCCGAGCCTTTTAATATCGGTTGCATCAGCTTTCGCATTCTCAACAGGCGTCGTGAGCTTCGTCGTCCTAGTTGTCATGAAGCTTAAATCAACTGATACCACGGACATATTTTTCGGCACCATAGACGCAATACTGGTGAGGCTGAGCTCAATCTTTTACCCCTTACCGATCATAAAGGCCATAGGTATCGAAGCTTATTACTATTCAGCCCTCATGAATCCCCTAACGCACTTCGCTGATTTTCTCAGAGCCCTTCTCATACCTGGGTATACTCTAACACAGTTTTCCCCCGTCGAATCCCTCTTCTACGTGCTCGGCCTAAGCCTCGGCCTCCTAGTAGTCGCGATTGAGCTGTTCGAGAAAAAGCTCGAGGCAGGTGGTGTGAAGTGA
- a CDS encoding ABC transporter ATP-binding protein, translating to MADYMVEKAVEIRDFTKRFDKTVAVDELNLDIYDGEIFGLLGPNGSGKTTTLLTISTVYKPTSGDILVYGHSVVREDYVVRKLIGIAFQEPKAMWIDKPWDLLLWHAKISGYSSSEAKSVVKDVMEELGLWEHRNKYFYQLSGGTRKKVELAKVLIQKPRLAILDEPTAQVDVITKHVLWGIIKKMRDNGTTIIIATNDMFEAERVCERIGIIYRGKLRKVGSIDELKDTIPGGDILEITIEEQHLSTSLINDLSVYGKTEANNNVIRIFMNKGEEKSLEILEYLRKRGVSVKRIMIKEPTLDDVFMYITGAKLRE from the coding sequence ATGGCGGACTATATGGTTGAGAAGGCTGTCGAGATAAGAGATTTCACCAAGAGGTTTGATAAGACAGTCGCCGTAGATGAATTGAATCTTGATATTTATGATGGAGAGATATTTGGCCTACTCGGCCCGAACGGTTCAGGGAAGACAACGACATTGTTAACGATTTCGACTGTCTACAAGCCCACGAGTGGAGATATTTTAGTCTATGGTCACAGTGTTGTTAGAGAAGACTACGTGGTGAGGAAGCTCATTGGCATTGCTTTCCAGGAGCCTAAAGCCATGTGGATAGACAAGCCTTGGGACCTCCTCCTCTGGCATGCTAAGATCTCGGGCTATAGTAGTAGTGAGGCTAAATCGGTTGTTAAAGATGTAATGGAGGAGCTCGGGTTGTGGGAGCATAGGAACAAGTATTTCTACCAGCTGAGCGGGGGAACTAGGAAGAAGGTGGAGCTGGCCAAAGTGTTGATTCAAAAACCAAGGCTTGCAATTCTCGACGAGCCCACTGCGCAGGTGGACGTTATTACTAAACACGTGCTCTGGGGGATCATCAAGAAGATGAGAGATAATGGCACGACAATAATAATTGCCACTAACGACATGTTCGAGGCTGAAAGGGTTTGCGAGAGGATAGGAATAATCTACAGGGGTAAGCTGAGGAAAGTCGGCAGTATCGACGAGCTAAAGGACACGATCCCGGGGGGAGACATCTTAGAGATCACCATCGAGGAGCAACACTTATCCACTAGTTTGATCAACGATTTATCGGTATATGGGAAGACGGAAGCCAACAACAACGTGATCCGGATATTCATGAATAAAGGCGAGGAGAAATCGCTGGAAATCCTGGAATATTTGAGGAAGAGGGGCGTTTCTGTAAAGAGGATAATGATTAAGGAGCCAACGCTCGACGACGTCTTCATGTATATAACAGGTGCTAAACTGAGGGAATAG
- a CDS encoding monovalent cation/H+ antiporter complex subunit F yields the protein MVDLTLVLLASAPLYLAAVVLYAVRLVKGPTIPDMVLAVDCIAFDLAVFLIIIALYYRTPLLIAPSIVLALWAYLLDVFISKHLISKEVGE from the coding sequence ATGGTTGACTTAACGTTAGTATTGCTTGCAAGCGCTCCATTATACCTTGCCGCTGTCGTGTTATATGCTGTAAGGCTTGTAAAAGGGCCCACCATCCCCGACATGGTTCTCGCCGTGGACTGCATAGCTTTCGACCTAGCAGTGTTTCTCATCATAATAGCTCTATACTACCGCACCCCTCTTCTCATTGCTCCTTCGATCGTTCTTGCTCTTTGGGCGTATCTTTTAGATGTCTTTATTTCCAAGCACTTGATCTCTAAAGAGGTGGGAGAGTAA
- the mnhG gene encoding monovalent cation/H(+) antiporter subunit G, translating into MLDQFLFWIGSILLFAGGVFDLLASIGLLRFPNFYVRLHAATIGAVYGAFLPLLGISLLVLSLDDFPAKYMVAGGAFVTGIIILIVAPVGSHVLAYAAHKSKTVQWKPTVDHLEEDSH; encoded by the coding sequence ATGCTTGACCAATTTTTATTCTGGATAGGATCAATACTACTTTTCGCAGGAGGGGTTTTTGACCTCCTAGCCTCCATAGGCCTCCTCAGGTTTCCCAACTTTTATGTAAGGCTGCATGCAGCAACTATAGGAGCAGTATATGGCGCCTTCCTACCCCTTCTGGGCATATCCCTACTAGTTCTCTCCCTAGATGATTTCCCCGCTAAATACATGGTGGCCGGAGGCGCTTTCGTCACAGGAATAATAATCCTAATAGTTGCCCCTGTGGGGAGTCACGTGTTGGCTTATGCTGCTCACAAATCTAAAACCGTTCAATGGAAGCCCACGGTAGATCATTTGGAGGAGGACTCGCATTGA
- a CDS encoding hydrogenase subunit MbhD domain-containing protein, protein MITLIHLLLSFASLLAIAFVFLAITEKDLLKAIVFSAGQSIAYSIILQLFVAPDVLLAYIAVSVGIYSALLVYIVSKTERFDGGERSG, encoded by the coding sequence TTGATCACTCTTATCCACTTACTGCTATCCTTTGCCAGCCTCCTAGCAATAGCATTTGTATTCCTAGCGATAACTGAGAAGGATTTGTTGAAAGCCATAGTTTTCTCGGCTGGGCAAAGCATCGCTTACAGCATCATCTTACAGCTATTTGTAGCCCCAGACGTACTCCTGGCATACATAGCTGTATCCGTGGGCATTTACTCAGCGCTACTCGTCTACATAGTTAGTAAAACGGAGAGGTTCGATGGAGGCGAGAGAAGTGGGTAG